One genomic window of Bos taurus isolate L1 Dominette 01449 registration number 42190680 breed Hereford chromosome Y, ARS-UCD2.0, whole genome shotgun sequence includes the following:
- the LOC132344610 gene encoding testis-specific Y-encoded protein 1-like, translating into MSRPFASAPARGHRQGQEERERRSEEGGSVPGPRTFQVVSPVVTPGQEATLFRVEAVEEGEALVDGDVAGIGREFQLLAEDIVEEVEVVADEEQEQRPSQELEEKTVEEQGQERPGGPCERQELDALQALAALQVELSSEREQNRRAYVQFMRKNHQRRKRHLARRSAIIQGIPGFWAKAIMSHPQVSVLISDQDQDFLGYMMDLKVQVRSHPPSRCKLIFSFRDNPCFLNSVIIKEYYLDITGYRARRSTPVHWFWDFERGAPSRRLDTRSLNFLNWLSGHNGPESNRIAEIISEDVWDDPLKYYLREEGSSMRDN; encoded by the exons atgtcgcgtcccttcgcctctgccccagctcggggtcaccgccaaggccaagaggaacgtgagaggcggtcagaggaaggcgggagcgtcccgggaccccgcaccttccaagttgtgagcccag ttgtcacgccaggccaagaggccaccctcttcagggtggaggcggtggaggagggcgaggccctggtggacggagacgtggcggggatcgggcgggagttccagctgcttgcggaagacatcgtggaggaggtggaggttgtggcggatgaggagcaggaacagcggccctcccaggagctagaggagaagacggtggaggagcagggccaggaaaggcccggaggcccttgtgagcgccaggagctggatgccctgcaggcactggccgccctgcaggtagaactgagctctgagcgtgagcaaaaccgcagggcttacgttcagttcatgcgcaagaaccatcagaggaggaagcgtcacttggctcggaggagcgccatcatccagggcatccctggcttctgggccaaagct attatgagccaccctcaagtctccgtcctgatcagcgaccaagatcaagactttctcggctacatgatggacttgaag gtgcaggtgcggagccatccgccgtcccgctgcaagctgatcttttcctttcgggacaacccctgcttcttgaactcggtgatcattaaggagtattaccttgacatcactg ggtacagggcacgtcgatccactccagtccactggttctgggactttgaacggggagcccccagccgcaggctggacaccaggagccttaactttctcaactggctgtcaggccacaacggcccagaatcgaacaggattgctgag atcatcagcgaagacgtgtgggacgatcccctgaagtactacctcagggaggaaggttcgtccatgagagacaactga